One segment of Streptomyces sp. NBC_00576 DNA contains the following:
- a CDS encoding amino acid adenylation domain-containing protein — MPRQDLRDLMSGQLGIWYAQQLEPQSSVYNIAEYVEIRGDVDVELLVSALRYALDEAETYRLRFRLEGGAPGQYVDDLLEHPVHVADLSAEDDPRAAAETWMSADMDRPVDILAGPLCAHAVFRLGPDHVVWYQRAHHIVLDGTSLSTFAARVADVYTALAAGRQPTDGALKPLSVLLNADSSYLRSAEYERDQRFWRETLADPPNLGGAGERQARHLPRRPMLHVHTSDAAEAAELRAAARRLRISLAGLALSAAALYRQRSTGARDVVLGVPVTGRTTRGELGVPGMTSNVVPLRLAVDRGITVAELLRRTSSAVFDCLRHQRYPYGNILADQGLVGRSSLRDLSVNLMFLHRPLRFADAPATRTGLSSGPIDDVTIDVYDQAGGGLQTIVQTNPDLHAPESGAGVSRRFRAVLRRLAEAPADKFVDRIDALDEDQRRHVLVTWNRTETGASDQTVLSLFEAHAARDPDAVAVVCGTSGITYRELDARAARLARLLRGYGIGRESVVALCLPRGPQLLTAILAAWKAGAAYLPMDPEHPAERARHTLTESRAAVLVATGETLDDLRVGDIAVIDPDGPETTAAGAQEPQTPSPALLPDQLAYVMFTSGSTGVPKGVAVTHRGLANYAMWAAEFFRIRPGDRSPLHSSMAFDLALTGVLVPLMCGGTVEISPEGGAEGLAALMRARAGDRFGLVKMVPGHLPLLAEMLTADEQASAARRLVVGGEALPGAHVRAWRDNAPDTVVVNHYGPTETVVGCCVFEIAAGQPVGDQVPIGRPIANTRLYALDDALNPVPVGVLGELYVAGAGLARGYARRAGLTSERFVACPFGPAGQRMYRTGDLVRWTAQGQLEFAGRVDDQVKISGYRVEPAEIEAAIARHPTVARVAVVPRTQPGGPQRLVAYVVPTRGTDVDARELRAFTARALPAHMVPATVRALETMPLTANGKVDRRALPAPDFVTSDRAPRTPRKTILCGLFAEVLGLARVGVDDDFFALGGHSLPATRLISRIRATLGAEVPMKALFAAPTVSALDAWLDEGGPVRPAVRPSPRPDPLPLSPAQRRLWFLHYTEGPSATYNVPLALRITGHLDRTALQAALGDVVGRHQVLRTVFPDVDGVPHQRVLTPEEARPRLETSRGSGPGRLEAAARYAFDLSRELPLRAEVLTEGPQEHVLVLVVHHIAGDAWSMGPLARDLATAYAARSQGRAPHWPDLPVQYADYTLWQRRLLGEESDPDSLLGRQIRYWQDQLADLPVRLELPADRPRPAVASHHGALLPFRLEPSLHQALTRLAQERGATLFMVLHAAVAALLTRLGAGTDIPLGAPIAGRTDEALDDLAGCFVNTLVLRADTSGNPAFTDLLQQVRGTDLAAYEHQDVPFEHLVEVINPERSPAHHPLFQVSLSLQNVSPRAFELPGLDTRLEPVGTGTARFDLMINLTDSHSPSGAPAGVEGMVEYATDLLDAGTVQTLLDRLVRLLEQVADDPGRHLNDLDLLTADERHRLSAQVDTPAAEIPEATLPELFEAQVARTPQAVAVSMGDVALSYAELEARADRLARGLAGRGVGPESVVGVFMARSVDVVVAMVAVGKAGGAYLPLDPDYPAERVAFVLADAGARCVVTTAEYASSLPEGVTAVVVDGAEIESTTGLDRLAPLLPSHPAYVIYTSGSTGRPKGVLVPHRNVVALFAAAREVLDFGAGDVWSWFHSLAFDFSVWELWGALLHGGRVVVVPFEVSRSPGEFAELLERERVTVLSQTPSAFYQLMEAQSHRAGALHDLRVVVFGGEALEPARLAGWWERLGGAGPRLVNMYGITETTVHVTHHDLGPDESTDGSVIGRGLPGLSVYVLDEWLRPVPVGVTGELYVAGAQVARGYMGRPGLTGERFVGCPFGVAGGRMYRSGDRARWAADGRLVFAGRADEQVKIRGFRIEPGEVSAVLAAHPDVVQAAVIARDDALGGTRLIGYVVPADGCDGVLDAVRGFAVERLPSYMVPSAFVELETLPLTVNGKLDRRALPEPDHAGAGAGRAPVTAQEELLCQAFAEVLGLPVVGVDDDFFALGGHSLLATRLIARIRASLREELPIEELFATPTPAALAAWLAEHGGRTRSTRPALRPMR, encoded by the coding sequence ATGCCTCGACAGGACCTTCGGGACCTGATGTCCGGCCAACTGGGCATCTGGTACGCCCAGCAGCTCGAACCGCAGAGCTCCGTGTACAACATCGCCGAGTACGTGGAGATCCGCGGTGACGTGGACGTCGAGCTACTCGTGTCGGCGCTGCGGTACGCCCTGGACGAGGCCGAAACCTATCGGCTGCGGTTCCGGCTGGAAGGCGGGGCGCCCGGACAGTACGTCGACGACTTGCTGGAGCACCCCGTCCACGTCGCCGACCTCAGCGCCGAGGACGACCCGCGCGCGGCGGCCGAGACGTGGATGTCGGCCGACATGGATCGCCCGGTGGACATCCTCGCCGGCCCCCTCTGCGCGCACGCCGTGTTCCGACTCGGGCCGGACCACGTCGTCTGGTACCAGCGCGCCCACCACATCGTCCTCGACGGGACCAGCCTCTCGACGTTCGCCGCCCGCGTGGCCGACGTCTACACGGCACTCGCGGCCGGACGGCAGCCCACGGACGGCGCACTGAAGCCGCTGTCCGTGCTGCTGAACGCGGACAGCTCCTATCTCCGGTCCGCGGAATACGAGCGTGACCAGCGGTTCTGGCGCGAAACGCTGGCGGACCCGCCAAACTTGGGCGGTGCGGGAGAAAGACAGGCCCGGCACCTGCCCAGGCGGCCCATGCTGCATGTGCACACGAGCGATGCGGCCGAAGCCGCCGAACTGAGAGCAGCCGCACGCCGGTTGCGCATCAGCCTCGCAGGGCTGGCCCTCTCGGCCGCTGCCCTGTACCGACAGCGCTCCACCGGCGCGCGGGACGTCGTCCTCGGCGTCCCCGTCACCGGGCGCACCACCAGGGGGGAACTCGGTGTCCCTGGCATGACCTCCAACGTGGTGCCGCTCCGGCTGGCCGTCGACAGGGGCATCACCGTCGCCGAACTCCTGCGGCGGACCTCGAGCGCGGTGTTCGATTGCCTGCGTCACCAGCGTTACCCGTACGGGAACATCCTCGCCGACCAAGGACTCGTCGGCCGCAGCTCGCTGCGCGACCTGAGCGTCAACCTGATGTTCCTGCACCGGCCACTGCGGTTCGCGGACGCCCCCGCTACCCGGACCGGCCTGTCGAGCGGCCCGATCGACGATGTCACGATCGACGTGTACGACCAGGCGGGCGGTGGCCTCCAGACGATCGTGCAGACCAACCCCGACCTGCACGCCCCGGAGTCGGGAGCCGGTGTCTCCCGGCGGTTCCGTGCGGTGCTCCGCCGACTGGCCGAGGCACCGGCCGACAAGTTCGTCGACCGGATCGACGCCCTGGACGAGGACCAGCGGCGACACGTGCTCGTGACCTGGAACCGCACCGAGACCGGCGCGAGCGATCAGACCGTCCTGAGCCTCTTCGAGGCGCACGCCGCCCGTGACCCGGACGCGGTGGCGGTGGTGTGCGGCACGTCGGGGATCACCTACCGGGAGCTGGACGCGCGGGCCGCACGGCTGGCCCGGCTGCTGCGCGGGTACGGCATCGGCCGCGAGTCGGTGGTCGCGCTGTGCCTGCCACGCGGCCCGCAGCTGCTGACGGCGATTCTGGCGGCCTGGAAGGCCGGAGCGGCGTATCTGCCGATGGACCCCGAACATCCTGCCGAGCGGGCGCGGCACACCCTCACAGAGAGCCGGGCGGCCGTGCTGGTCGCCACGGGCGAGACCCTCGACGACCTGCGCGTGGGCGATATCGCGGTCATCGACCCGGACGGCCCGGAAACGACCGCCGCCGGGGCCCAAGAGCCGCAGACACCGTCCCCGGCCCTGCTGCCCGACCAACTGGCCTACGTGATGTTCACCTCGGGATCGACCGGCGTCCCGAAAGGGGTCGCGGTCACACACAGGGGCCTGGCCAACTACGCGATGTGGGCGGCCGAGTTCTTCCGGATTCGCCCCGGGGACCGCTCGCCCCTGCACTCCTCGATGGCCTTCGACCTGGCGCTGACCGGCGTACTGGTGCCGCTGATGTGCGGCGGCACCGTGGAGATCAGCCCCGAGGGCGGCGCGGAAGGACTGGCTGCGCTGATGCGAGCACGCGCCGGTGACAGGTTCGGCCTGGTCAAGATGGTGCCAGGACACCTGCCGCTGCTCGCCGAGATGCTCACGGCCGACGAGCAGGCCTCGGCGGCGCGGCGGCTGGTGGTCGGCGGTGAGGCACTACCCGGGGCCCACGTACGGGCCTGGCGGGACAACGCGCCGGACACGGTGGTGGTCAACCACTACGGGCCGACCGAGACGGTGGTCGGCTGCTGTGTGTTCGAGATCGCCGCCGGGCAACCAGTGGGCGACCAGGTGCCGATCGGACGACCCATCGCCAACACTCGCCTGTACGCGCTGGACGACGCGCTCAATCCGGTACCCGTCGGCGTGCTGGGGGAGCTGTATGTCGCCGGCGCCGGACTGGCCCGTGGCTACGCACGACGCGCCGGACTGACCTCGGAACGATTCGTGGCCTGCCCGTTCGGGCCGGCCGGACAGCGGATGTACCGCACCGGCGATCTGGTGCGGTGGACCGCCCAGGGGCAGCTCGAGTTCGCCGGCCGGGTCGACGACCAGGTCAAGATCAGCGGATACCGGGTCGAGCCCGCGGAGATCGAGGCCGCCATCGCCCGGCACCCGACGGTGGCCAGGGTGGCGGTGGTGCCCCGGACGCAACCCGGCGGCCCTCAGCGGCTGGTGGCCTATGTGGTCCCCACCCGAGGAACGGACGTCGACGCGCGGGAACTGCGCGCTTTCACCGCACGTGCCCTGCCGGCGCACATGGTGCCCGCGACGGTGAGGGCACTGGAGACCATGCCCCTCACGGCGAACGGGAAGGTCGACCGGCGCGCGCTCCCGGCACCCGACTTCGTCACCTCCGACCGCGCGCCGCGCACCCCGCGGAAGACGATCCTGTGCGGGCTGTTCGCCGAGGTACTGGGCCTGGCACGGGTGGGCGTCGACGACGACTTCTTCGCCCTTGGCGGGCACTCGCTGCCGGCCACCCGGCTCATCAGCCGCATCCGGGCCACCCTGGGCGCCGAGGTGCCGATGAAGGCACTGTTCGCAGCGCCCACGGTGTCGGCCCTGGACGCCTGGCTGGACGAAGGAGGCCCAGTACGGCCGGCCGTGCGGCCGTCGCCGCGCCCGGACCCCCTGCCCCTCTCCCCGGCACAGCGCCGCCTGTGGTTCCTGCACTACACGGAGGGCCCGTCGGCGACCTACAACGTTCCACTGGCACTGCGGATCACCGGGCATCTGGACCGGACAGCACTCCAGGCGGCGCTGGGCGATGTGGTGGGCCGGCACCAGGTCCTGCGTACCGTCTTCCCGGACGTGGACGGGGTGCCCCACCAGCGGGTCCTCACTCCGGAAGAGGCCCGTCCACGGCTGGAGACGTCGCGGGGGAGCGGGCCCGGGCGACTGGAGGCCGCCGCGCGGTACGCCTTCGACCTCAGCCGAGAGCTGCCGCTGCGGGCCGAAGTGCTGACTGAGGGGCCGCAGGAACACGTGCTGGTGCTGGTCGTGCACCACATCGCGGGCGACGCCTGGTCGATGGGCCCGCTGGCGCGTGACCTGGCCACCGCCTACGCCGCCCGCAGCCAGGGCAGGGCACCGCACTGGCCGGACCTGCCGGTGCAGTACGCGGACTACACCCTGTGGCAGCGTCGGCTGCTGGGAGAGGAGAGCGACCCGGACAGCCTGCTCGGACGCCAGATCCGCTACTGGCAGGATCAGCTGGCCGATCTGCCGGTACGGCTGGAGCTGCCGGCCGACCGGCCGCGTCCGGCGGTGGCGTCCCACCACGGCGCCCTGCTGCCGTTCCGTCTGGAGCCGTCCCTGCACCAGGCGCTGACGCGACTCGCCCAGGAGCGGGGGGCCACCCTGTTCATGGTGTTGCACGCCGCCGTTGCGGCACTGCTGACCCGGCTGGGCGCCGGCACCGACATCCCGCTGGGCGCCCCGATCGCCGGGCGCACCGACGAGGCCCTCGACGACCTCGCCGGCTGCTTCGTCAACACGCTGGTCCTGCGGGCCGACACCTCCGGGAACCCGGCCTTCACCGACCTCCTCCAGCAGGTCCGCGGGACCGACCTGGCCGCCTACGAGCACCAGGACGTTCCCTTCGAACACCTGGTGGAGGTGATCAACCCCGAACGCTCCCCGGCACACCACCCCCTGTTCCAGGTCAGCCTCAGCCTTCAGAACGTCTCACCCCGGGCCTTCGAACTCCCCGGCCTCGACACCCGGCTGGAGCCGGTCGGCACCGGCACCGCCCGCTTCGATCTGATGATCAACCTCACCGACAGCCACTCCCCGAGCGGGGCACCGGCCGGCGTGGAAGGAATGGTCGAGTACGCGACAGACCTCTTGGACGCCGGTACGGTCCAGACCCTCCTGGACCGGCTCGTCCGCCTGCTGGAGCAGGTGGCCGACGACCCCGGCCGGCACCTGAACGACCTGGATCTGCTGACCGCCGACGAGCGGCACCGGTTGTCGGCCCAAGTCGACACCCCTGCCGCCGAGATACCCGAAGCGACGCTGCCGGAGCTGTTCGAGGCGCAGGTGGCGAGGACACCGCAGGCGGTCGCCGTCTCGATGGGTGACGTGGCCTTGTCGTATGCGGAGTTGGAAGCCCGTGCTGATCGGCTGGCGCGTGGTCTGGCCGGGCGGGGAGTGGGCCCGGAGTCGGTCGTCGGTGTGTTCATGGCGCGGTCGGTCGATGTGGTGGTGGCGATGGTGGCGGTGGGGAAGGCGGGTGGTGCGTATCTGCCGCTGGACCCGGACTATCCGGCCGAGCGGGTCGCGTTCGTGCTGGCGGACGCGGGTGCGAGGTGTGTCGTCACGACGGCGGAGTACGCGTCGAGCCTGCCGGAGGGCGTGACGGCCGTCGTGGTCGACGGCGCGGAGATCGAGTCGACGACCGGCTTGGACCGGCTTGCTCCGTTGCTGCCGTCCCACCCGGCGTATGTGATCTACACGTCGGGCTCCACCGGACGGCCCAAGGGTGTGCTGGTGCCGCACCGGAACGTGGTGGCGTTGTTCGCCGCTGCCCGGGAGGTGCTGGACTTCGGTGCGGGTGATGTGTGGAGCTGGTTCCACTCGCTGGCTTTCGACTTCTCCGTTTGGGAGTTGTGGGGTGCGTTGCTGCATGGCGGGCGGGTGGTGGTGGTGCCGTTCGAGGTGTCGCGGTCGCCGGGGGAGTTCGCGGAGCTGTTGGAGCGCGAGCGGGTGACGGTGCTGAGTCAGACGCCTTCGGCGTTCTACCAGCTGATGGAGGCTCAGTCGCACCGTGCCGGTGCGCTGCACGACCTGCGGGTGGTGGTGTTCGGCGGTGAGGCGCTGGAGCCGGCGCGGCTGGCCGGCTGGTGGGAGCGGTTGGGCGGGGCCGGGCCCCGGCTGGTGAACATGTACGGCATCACCGAGACCACGGTGCATGTCACGCACCACGATCTCGGGCCGGACGAGAGCACGGACGGCAGTGTGATCGGGCGGGGTCTGCCGGGGCTGTCGGTGTATGTGCTGGATGAGTGGCTGCGGCCGGTCCCGGTGGGCGTGACCGGTGAGTTGTATGTGGCCGGGGCGCAGGTCGCGCGGGGCTACATGGGCCGCCCGGGGCTGACCGGTGAGCGGTTCGTCGGGTGTCCGTTCGGTGTGGCGGGGGGCCGGATGTACCGGTCGGGTGACCGGGCCCGGTGGGCTGCGGACGGTCGGCTGGTGTTCGCGGGGCGTGCGGATGAGCAGGTGAAGATCCGTGGGTTCCGGATCGAGCCGGGTGAGGTGTCGGCCGTGCTGGCGGCGCACCCGGACGTGGTCCAGGCCGCGGTGATCGCGCGCGACGACGCCCTGGGCGGAACGCGGTTGATCGGCTACGTCGTGCCCGCCGACGGCTGCGACGGTGTCCTGGACGCGGTGCGCGGGTTCGCGGTGGAGCGGTTGCCGTCGTACATGGTGCCCTCGGCGTTCGTGGAGCTCGAGACCCTGCCCTTGACGGTCAACGGCAAGCTGGACCGCAGGGCGCTGCCGGAGCCGGACCACGCCGGCGCGGGTGCCGGACGCGCCCCGGTCACGGCTCAGGAAGAGCTGCTGTGCCAGGCGTTCGCCGAGGTGCTGGGGCTGCCGGTGGTCGGGGTCGACGACGACTTCTTCGCCCTCGGCGGGCACTCCCTGCTCGCGACCCGGCTCATCGCCCGCATCCGTGCCTCACTGCGTGAAGAACTGCCGATCGAGGAACTGTTCGCGACTCCTACACCGGCCGCACTCGCGGCCTGGCTCGCCGAGCACGGCGGCCGAACCAGGAGCACCAGGCCGGCGCTGCGCCCGATGCGCTGA